The sequence below is a genomic window from bacterium 336/3.
AAGATGCTGCCAGTGTTGATCAAAATAGAGTTTTTGTAATCTATGAACTTTATTATGATGCAAATTTCGATAAAACATTCGCTAAGGCTTATTTTAGATTTGGCAACGAATTTGGTACACAACTAAAACTTACTGGCAATAGTCAAGTTACTTTTGATGGAGGAGCTATGATTGAAAAAAATGTATTAAACCTTACCTATTATGAACGTGAATTTGCTGGACTAAAAAATACTGGAAACTTTGTTTGGAAAGATGTGAATGGGAAGGAATATACAAACACTGTAACAATAGCAAATACAATTGAATATCCCACAAACTTTACAAACCTTTCTAAAAATAGTGCTTTTACATTTACTTGGCAAGGCAATGCTCTTGTTCAAGGAGAAACTGTATATTTGGGTGTAAATGGGCAAGCAGAAGGTGATGCAAGACTTTTTTCGCAAACAGGAGCAGGAGCAACACAAATGATTTTACCAGTTAATCAATTACAACAATTACCCAATGGTAGTGTATCCATGATTTTGAACCGTAAAAATTTTGGAACAGCTTCTCAGGTAACAGGAGCAGGTGGACGTTGGGAAACAAGCTATGTTCCTAAACATAAAACTGTACAAGTTCAATAATTAAAAATATATGAAGAAAGCAATTCTTTTTTTAGGAATCTTAAGTCTTGGGACTGTTTCTTGTAAAAAAAACGACCCAAGCCCAGAAGTAAAAGTGATTTTTAAATTCAAATTCAACTCTACCCAAGAACGTTTGGATGGTTTTGGAAATGTTGCTACAATGCCAGCAGGCAATGCAGGACAAAACCCCACATTCAATAAAATTTCGGCTCATTATTTTGAGTTATCTCCCAATGCTCTTACTCAATTGGGGCAAGGAAGTGTATTGTATCATGCAACAGAAACTGCTTTGGGAGGTGAAACAGCCATTGATTTTGAAAAAAGTATTTTGAAAGGCGAAAACGAGGTATATTTGAGCATTCCTATCAAAGATATCAAGGCTCAAAGTTATGAGTATTTGAGAATTTCGTTGGCATACCAAAACTATGATATTAGTTTTAGAGCAAATGGCTCAGATTTGACAGGTACAATCGCTTCTTTTATTGGCTACAATTCTTACATCAAGAATACTCAAGTAAAAGGCAACTCTATTACTATAAATGCAAATAAAAAACAAGGATTTTGGGCTTTTGAAACTGTGAATGGAATCACACAAGGGCAGGCACCAGGTACAACTGTGCCTAACCCTATTGCAGCTACTTCGCCCATTCCAGCAGGCTCATGTGTGGTAACAGCCAAATTTGATACTCCTTTACAGATTACTGGTAAAGAAACCAAAGATATTATCATCACAGCATCTCTTTCTACCAACAAAAGTTTTGAATGGAGAGATACCACCCCAAACGGTTTTTTTGAACCGTTGTTAGGTGAGCAGGTAGTGGATATGGGTATCAGAGGTATGAAAATAAAAGTAGAATAATCTGTAAAATAAAAAATGAAAGCCTTGATAATTTATTATCAAGGCTTTTTTGTTGAACAAAAAGCCTCATTATAATGTTGAAAGAATAAAACACCTCAAAGTTTATGCAAATCTTTTCCAGAGTTTTAGCTTTTTCATTCTTCTTATTGATTTCCCTCTCCGCTTGTGGACAAAAACAGAAAAAAACGCAATCAAATCAGAATATGACAACCAACTCAGCAAATTTAGAAACAATTACACTTGGGGCAGGGTGCTTTTGGTGTGTAGAAGCAGTGTTCCAACGTATAGAAGGAGTAACAAAAGTAGAATCAGGGTATTCAGGTGGTTTTAAAGATAATCCTACTTATAAAGAAGTATGTAGCGAAACAACAGGACATGCTGAGGTTTGCCAACTTACTTACGACAAAACCAAAGTAAGTGTTGAAACTATTTTGGAAGTATTTTTTGGGACACATGACCCCACTACACGCAACAGACAAGGTAATGATGTGGGTACACAATACCGTTCAGCTATTTTTTATCATACACCTGAACAAAAAGCTACTGCTGAGAAAGTAATCAAAACACTCAATGAAGAAAAAGTCTTCTCAAATCCTATCATAACAGAAGTTACAGAATTTAAAAAGTTTTATGTGGCTGAGGATTATCATCAGAACTATTATAATGAAAACGGCAGTCAAAGCTATTGTTACTTCGTCATTCGTCCCAAAATTGAAAAACTTCAAAAAGTATTTAAAGACAAACTGAAAAAATAAATGACATTTGAAAGTCGAAATCCTTTTACAGAGGAGCTTATCACCAGTTTTGAAAGCCTAAAAACCTCACAAATTGAGCAAAAATTAACGTTAGCCAAGCAGGCATACGCTTCTTGGAAAAACATCCCATTTGATAAAAAATCTACTTTGTTTTTTAGAGTTTCCGAAATTCTTGAAAAAAACAAAGAGCAATATGCTCAACTCATCACTGTAGAAATGGGTAAAGTAATCAGAGAGGCAAGGGCAGAAATAGAAAAATGTGCAATGCTCTGTCGTTATTATGCTGAAAATGCAGAAAAACACTTGGTAGATGAAATAGTAGCCACCGAAGGAACAAAAAGCTACATTCGTTTTGAACCTTTAGGGGCAGTTTTTGCAGTCATGCCTTGGAATTTCCCTTTTTGGCAGGCTTTTCGGTTTGCTATACCCTCACTCATGGCAGGAAATGTGGCATTCTTAAAACATGCTCCTAATGTTCCTCAATGTGCTCTGGCAATTGAAAATATATTTCTGCAAGCAGGTTTTGAAGAAGGTGTTTTTCAGAATTTATTTTTGGAAATAACTGATGTTGAAAGTATTATCGCCTCAGACATAGTACAGGCAGTCACACTTACAGGTAGCGAACGAGCAGGTTCGCAAGTAGCAAGTTTAGCAGGAAAATACCTGAAAAAAACAGTTTTAGAACTTGGTGGAAGTGATGCCTTTGTAGTACTTGCAGATGCAGATCTAGATATAACAATTCCCAATGCAAGGCTAAGCCGTATGATAAATATGGGGCAAAGTTGTATCGCAGCCAAACGATTTATTGTAGAAGAAGACATCTATGAGAGCTTTTTACAGAAGTTCATAGATTCATTCAAAAAGTTACAATTTGGTAATCCTTTAGAAGAAAGTTCAGATTATGCTTGTCTGGCACGTCCCGATTTGGCTAAAAATATAGAAAATCAGGTGCAAAGAAGTATAGAGCAAGGAGCCAATATGATTTTAGGTAACTCAAAAGCTAACAAAGCCTTTTTTGAGCCAACAATTCTAACAAATATAACACCTCACATGTTGGTTTTCAATGAAGAGCTATTTGGTCCTGTGGCTTCTGTGATTGTAGTTCAAGACGAAAATGAAGCCATTCAACTGGCAAATCGTTCAGTATATGGTTTGGGAGCATCTGTTTGGACAAAAGACTTAGAAAAAGGTGAAAAAGTAGCCCAACAACTCGAAGCAGGAAGCTGTTTTGTGAATGCGATTGTAAAATCTACACCTTTATTGCCTTTTGGAGGCATTAAAAGGTCTGGTTATGGCAGAGAGCTTTCTATTGCAGGCATCAGAGAATTTGTAAATATGAAGGCTATTTTTGTGAAGTAGGTTTATGAAAGAAAAAAAAGAGTTTGAATGGCAAAAAAGTGGTTGTATTGTTACATTAGGCTTTTTCTCATTTCTCTTTCTAATCCTTTATTTTATAAAACAAGCTGAGGACAAAAAAAAATTATTGGACGAGAAAGGAGTGTATTCTATTGCTGAAATTGTGGATGTAACAATTGATGATGGTACAGCTAATATTGTAATAGAATATAAATTTAATAATAAAACTATTCTAAGAAGTATTCACGAAAATTGTTGCCCTGAGATTGGTAAGTTATATTACATTAAAATTTTACCAGATAACCCAAGAGGTATAATGATACTCTTTTCAGGTACAGAAGTGCCTGATTATATACAAACAAATATTTCACAAGAGGGTTGGAAAGAACCACCTTCTTACATTAAAAATGCTCATTTATATGAAGTTTCTGATTAATATCCTCTACTTTTTCTAAAATATCATTCATTTCAAATATTCTGGTTATAACAAAAAGCTTTCTATTGCAAGCATCAGAGAATTTGTAAATATGAAGGCTATTTTTGTGAAGTAGGTTTATATATTAGTCCAAGCATATTTAATAAAAGTAAGCTTAGCACCTTTCATGAAATTTTCCAAAGGGGTGAATTCAGTGGCGGATTCATTTGTTAATTCCATTAAATAAACATCTGGGTTCATGTGTAATGGTTTAAATAACCAAAACCAAAATCTTTTAACTTTATAATTATTAGTGAAATTTTTTAGCTCCTTAAAATTAGAAATAGTAGCATTCTTTGGTTCCATAATATCTTGAAATGATATTTGGGTAGAATCCGAAGGTTGTACCCATTCCCCAAAAATAATCTGTGGATAAAATACACCTTTTTCTAATAGAATTTCAAGTCCATTAGAATTATCTAAAGTAAAACTCCTACTGCTAAATTCAAAGGTATTGCCAACTCTTTTAATTTTACCTTCAAAAATTTTGTGATTTTGTTTCTTATAATTTTTTTCAAAAAACTTTTTTGCCCAATATAATTCTTGTTCTCCTTGATTTTTAAAATCAGGCTTATTTTGGCAAAAAGAACTTTGAGAGAAGCTAAAAAATAACCAAATGAGTAAAATATAAATTTTCATAGTTTTAGACTTGAATGATAAAGATACTATTTTTTCATTATGTCATCATAAGTTAAAACGAGTAGAATAAAAGAAAAAATACAACTGTAAAATATACCCACAAACAAGAAAAAAGAACGTGGACAATGGTTTCAAAAAGTTTACCTTTCCAAAGTTTGCTTGAATACACAAAAAATTGAAAAAACAACCTCACACCCCAAAAAATAGAAACTCCTAATGCTATTTTGCTTCCAATGGGTGTATTGAAATCTGCTTGCGTCGAAAACAAAGACAAAAGTCCCAATAAAAAAACCAAAAACCCAATAAAAAATGTATGAACATACATAAGTTGTTGGTTAATTAGGCTGATGCTTTTCAAATCTTCTTTCCAGTTGAAATAACGTGGAAAAATTACATGAATAATGCCCAAAACAACCATAATAATGCCTATAATTTTAAGATGAATGTCCATGTTTCTCTAAAATAAAAAGTTTGACAAATGGAGTGATGGAATGTTGTTTAGAAATTATAAAATTAGATTTTCTGAAAGTATCAAGCCATGTGTATAAGCCTAAAAAATGAAAAAAACCAATGTTATAGGCTAAAAAATTCCAAAAATCTCTTAAATGTTCCACTACAATTATTTTTCCTGAAGGAGCTAAAATTCTATTCAATTCATTGAAAAAGATGATTCTTTCTTGATGGTTTCGGATTTCATGAGCCGAAAAAATAATAAAAATATGAGAAGTAGAATTATTTTCAAGAGGTACTTGCGAAGTGCTGATATTTTGAGTGTTGGGATAAGGTGGATAAGCCCTTCTTGCTCTTTTGATAGAAACTTCTGTATGCAAAATAGGATTGTAAAAATCAAAAACTTGTAATGAGTTTTTAGGGAATTTATGATTTAATAAAGTGCTTGTTTCGTCAAAACCTGCATGAATATTGACTATCTGGCTGTTTTCTGGAATGTTAATATCTAACCAATAAAAATTATACAAACCTGATAAATCATAAACATACCACGATACCAATAAAGGAATAAATGTGCCTAAAGTTGTTAGAACACCTAAAAGAAGAAAATAAAATTGATAATCAGAGCTAAAAGTAGAACCTATAAAACTAACCATCATAACTAAAGAAGCTATTACAAAAAAATGCCAATTAAATTTGACAATGTTGGTTACTCCTTGGAAAGCAGTTCTTTTTGTTTGTTCCATGTTTCAATTCTTCCTTTTTTCCAATAATAAGGAATATTTTTGATGATGAAGGCATTGGCTAAATGAATTTCGGAGAAGTTAAATTTTTCTAAAAACTTAAAATGAGCTTCTTCTACTTGTACAGGTTGTGGATGCCAGTCTTCTCGAACACCCTCAATAATTAAAACTTCTGATTTTTGTTTGTTATAAGTAAATGTAAATGGCAAAGGACCTGCAAAACGTCTTGCTTCTTTCCAATCTTTAAAAGGAGAAGTGGTAGGCAAAGCAATATTTTCATCCCCATATTTTACTTTTAAATGAAAATCAGATTTTTGAGAATTAATTTGAATAAAATTCTGATTTTCTGTATGCTTAATATCTGTGGTGGTATAATTATAATGTGTAAAGATATTCCCAAAAAACTCCATCTTCTTTTTGTTGGTTTCAGACTTTAAAATATATAAGCCTCTTAGTCTTTTACCAGCATTGGTATGGTAGCGGACAAAAATTCGATAACCAATCAAGAAAAAGTCGTTTCCTAAAAACTTTGGAAAGCCTTTAGGACGTAGATTTTTGGTTTGCACCATTGCAATAGCCAAAAAAGCCCATTTATCTTGAAATGTATCAGGCTCTAGACATTCAGGAATCAGTGGAATAGCCTCTTGAAATGGAACAGCATAGGTAAGCACTAAAGAGCTTTCAAAGAAAGCGTCTACTGCAAATGGGTGATTTTTTAAAAAATTAAGCATTCTTTAGGGATTTCTTTAAAACAAACTCATGCCAATAAATAATTATTGCAAAAATAATGGCTATAAAAATATTGAGCTTACCAAATAAAAGTAGTTCTGGTGCTAGCATAAATTCAATGACGTTCATGGTAAGTACTAATACAATTTGTATTATGGTACACAAACGGCTATATAAACGACTAAGAATCCATACAAAAAGAAAAATCTCACCAAAACCAATCATTTTGGTGAGAATATCAGCATAGTTTGTACCCAAAATTTTGCCAACAATTTCTTTATGGCGAGGTACAAAATTTAGTACTTTACAATACAAACCATTCACAAACCAAACTAAAGCAATACAAATCAGTAGAATGTGATAGAGATATTTTTTTAGTTGGTTCATAAAGAGAAATGATTAAGAAAAACTTTGAGCCTTTTCCACCATTGATTTTGTTCCAATGTACAAAGGGCATCTCTGATGAATGTCAGTAGGCTCTAAATCCAAAATTCTGTTTTTGCCATCAGTAGCCATACCACCAGCCTGCTCAATGATAAAAGCCAATGCGTTACATTCATGCATGAGGCGTAGTTTGCCATTTTTATCTTTATGAGTTGCAGGATACATATAAATACCACCTTTTAATAAGTTTCTATGGAAATCAGCAACTAATGATCCTATATAACGAGCTGAGTATTTTTTCTCTTTGCAGAAATCTATGTATTTCTTTACACTATCAGAGAAATCATTATAATTACCTTCATTTACAGAATAAATTTTTCCATCTTCAGGAGTTTGAAATTCTGATTTTGACAAAATGTATTCTCCTAAAGAACCTTCGTAAGTAAAAGCATTTACACCATGTCCTGTGGTATAAACAAGCATTGTTGATGAACCATACAACACATAACCTGCTCCTACTTGTTCAGAACCTTTTTGTAAAAAATCTTCTTTGGTTGGAGGTGTACCTACAGGGCTTATTCGTCTGTAAATAGAAAAAATAGTCCCAATAGAAACATTTACGTCAATATTAGATGAACCATCAAGTGGGTCAATGGCGACTACATATTTTCCATTCAAATTTCCTGTATCAATAGCCTCATCTTCCTCTTCTGAAAGAACAGCACAAACTTCACCACCATTTTTTAAAGCTCTGATAAAGCGAATATTGGCAATGACGTCTAATTTTTGTTGTTCTTCTCCTTGTATGTTTTGAGTACCATAAGAGCCTGTAATATCAATGAGTCCTGCTCTGTTAATTTCTCTGTGGATAATCTTGCTTGCCCAAGCTATATCTCTCAATAATTGAGATAAATCGCCTGTTGCATTTGGAAATTGGGCTTGATCTTGTTTAATAAAACGGTCGAGGGTTCTACCAACTGAGGGTACTAATGTATTCATAATTTTAGCAGAATTTAAAAATTACTAAAAATCAGGTTAAAATGGCTTCAAAGATACACATTTTTTAATTTTTTGATAAAGTTGTTTATCAAAGTTTTCTTATGTAATATTTTTACAATAAAAATAAGTTTTTATTGTGTTTTATTAGATTTTGTTTTGAGTAATTGTTTTAAAATATTCTTTTGTTCTGAAATAAGTAGTTTTTGTGAAATTTTATTGTGCAATTTTGTTGCATTATATTTTTTTATTATTTAGTATTGCATACGTAATTTTTATGCTCTATTAAACAACTTAAACCCATGAAAAAAAACACACTTCTTGCTTGTGCGTTTTCGTTACTCGCAACAGGTTTGTTCGCTCAGAATGAGTCAGAACGCCAAAAAATTGTTTCAGGAACAAATGTTTCCAAACTACAAAACATTAGTAAAGAGTTTGCTACCAAACGTCTTGAAGAAAAGAAAAAGGCTATTGAATTAGCACACAAAAAAGGATGGCAGATTTTTGTAAACATGCCAGATGGTAATTTTGCTGAATTACAAAGAGTAGATAATCTCGGGAATCCAGTTTACTACATCACTCAAAGCAATTTGAATGCAGCTGCAACTACAAGAGCCAATAGACTTTGGACTGGTGGCTCAATGGGATTAAACCTAAACGGACAAGGCATGATTGTGGGAGAGTGGGATGGTGGTCCAGTTCGTGGAACTCACCAAGAGTTTGGAACAAGAGTAGTACAAAAAGATGGAGTTACTTTTACAACATCTGATGGAAATAATCAACATGCTACTCACGTAGGTGGTACTATGATAGCTTCAGGGGTAACTGCCAATGCAAAAGGAATGGCTCATCAGGCTACTCTATGGGCTAATGAATGGAATAATGATACTGCTGAAATGCCAACACAAGCATCTCAAGGCTTACTTTTATCTAATCACTCTTATGGTTATAGAGCTGATTTGTTACCTACATGGATGTTTGGATTTTACGATAGTGAGGCTGCTGCATGGGACGAAATAGCGTTCAATGCTCCTTTCTACACTATTGTGAAAGCTGCTGGTAACGATAGAGGTGCAGGTTATAACCCTGGTGGTGTATTTGGCACAACAGGATATAATTTATTGAGTGGTTCAGCTACAGCTAAAAATGTATTGGTTGTTGCTGCTGTATCTGCTGTAACAAACTATACAGGTCCATCAAGTGTAACCATGTCATCATTTAGCTCTTGGGGACCTACTGACGATGGTCGTATCAAGCCAGATATTTCAGGGATGGGTGTTGGTGTGTATTCAACAACAAGTACAAGCAATACAGCTTATTCTACACTATCTGGTACTTCTATGGCTAGCCCTAACGTAACAGGTACACTTACACTGATTCAACAACATTATAAAAACTTGAATAGTGGAAGTTTCATGCGTTCTGCTACACTAAGAGGCTTGGCTATTCATACTGCTGATGAGGCTGGTTCTGCTGCTGGTCCTGACTATCGTTTTGGATGGGGATTATTAAATGCTGAAAAAGCTGCAAACGTAATTACAAACAGAGGAACATCTTCTATTATTGATGAAAGGAGTTTAAGCAATGCAACAACTTATTCTACCAATGCTGTAGCAAATGGTTCTGCTCCTTTAGAAGTTACAATTGCATGGAACGACCCTAAAGGAACTCCTTTAGCAGATGGAACATCTAACTCTACTTCTGTAAGACTTGTAAACGACTTAGACATCAGAGTTACTTATAACGGAACAACTACTTTACCTTGGAGATTAGATCCTGCTGCTCCTGCAAATGCTGCAACAAAAGGAGATAATTTTAGAGATAACGTAGAAAAAATCATTATTGATAGCCCTGTAGCTGGTGCAACTTATACAATTACAGTATCTCACAAAGGTACATTAGCATCTGCTCAAGCATATTCTTTAATCGTTACAGGAATTGGCTCTAGTACACCTCCTCCAGTTTGTGCTGTCCCTAGTAGCTTAACAACTTCTTCAATTACTTCTTCAGGTGCAACATTGAATTGGGGTACTGTTTCTGGTGCAGCTTCTTATGATGTAAGAGTAAGAGCTACTGGTGCAACTACTTGGACAGACTTCTTAGGAAGAACAGGTACTTCTTTGGCTGTAACAGGCTTAACTGCAAATACAGGTTATGAGTGGCAAATCAGAACAAATTGTTCAGGTTCTTCAAGTGCATATTCTTCAAGTACAACATTTACAACAACTACTGCCACTACAACACCTTCTTGGTGTGCTTCAAGAGGTACAAACAATACTTATGAGTGGATTGATTTGGTACAATTGGGAAGTATCAACCGTACATCTTCAAGAGAAACCAATGGTTATTTGAATACAGGAGTCTCTACAAATTTAGTAAGAGGTTCTTCTCAAACCGTTTCTTATAGTGCTGGATTCTCTTCAACTGCTTACACAGAATACTGGAAAGTATATATAGACTGGAATGCTGATGGAGACTTCTTAGATGCTGGTGAAACTGTTGTAAACAGAACATCAAATAGCAGTGCTACGCTAAGTTCAACATTTACTGTACCAAGTACAGCAACTTTAGGGCAAACTCGTATGAGAGTGTCTATGAGTGATGCAAGTCAAAGTTCTTGTACAACATTTACTTATGGTGAAGTTGAAGACTATACAATCAATGTTACTAGTTCAGGAGCTCGTACACTTGCAACTACTGATGGTTTAGAAGGAGAATTGGATGTAGTTATCTACCCTAACCCTAGTACAACAGGAGCTAAAATTAACTTACAATTCTCTCAAGAGATGGAAGGATCAATTCAAATTATAGATCTTTCTGGTAAAGTTGTAAGAAAAGAAACTGTTAAAGGTGCTAATGTAGAAGTGAGTACAGAAGGTTTCGCAAGAGGTATGTATGTGCTTCAAGTGGAGTCTGCACAAGGTAAAGCAACAAAAAAACTAATTATCAACTAAAAATAATAAATCAAATAAAAGCCCTTGCTAATGCAGGGGCTTTTTTATGTTATCTATATTTTAGCTCTTATGACTGAGATATCATCAATTTGTTCATAATCTCTTTTCCATTCATTTAACTCATTGATTAAATATTGTTCTTGAATATCAGTAGAAAGCAGAGATGTCTGCTCTATTAATTCCTTAAACCTCTTCCTAGAATATTTTTTATTTTTATCTCCTCCAAATTGATCTTGGAAACCGTCTGAAAACAAGAATATTTGACAAGATTGCTCAAAAGATAATGTTTGGTTTTGAAAAGATTTATTTTTTGTGATTTCATATCCTCCAATACCATGTTTATTGGCTTCTAACTCTTTAAATTCATTATCTATCAAGATGTAAGCCCCATTATGAGCACCAGCAAATTCAATAGTTTTATGATGCTTATCAATTACACAGATTGAAATATCCATACCATCTTGATTTCCAGTATCTTGTTGGTGTAAAGATTCTTGAATAGTTTTATCTAATTCTTGTAAAATTTCAGAAGGGGTATAAATATTTTTAGCCATAATAATATTTTCGAGAGTCGCAATGCCCAAACTACTCATAAATGCACCAGGTACACCATGCCCTGTACAATCTGCAAGAGCCAAAAAACCTTTTCCCTCTTTTTCAATGAAATAATAAAAATCACCACTAACGATATCTTTGGGTTGATACAATGCAAAAAAATGGGAAAAATATTCGTTTAAACGCTTTGGAAAAGGTAGAAGAGCTTGTTGAATATTCTTTGCATATCTAATACTATCCAAAGTATTTTTTCTTTCATTTTCTAAAAGATTATTTTGTTCATGTAATAAATCTCTTTGGGCTAAAATTTCTTCTGAACTTTGTCTAAGTTCTTCATTTTGAGCAGTAATTTGATTGGATTGTTCAAAAATCTCATCTGCTTGTTCTCTAATAGCAATAGCTTGCTTCTCAATAGCTTGTTTTTGTTTTCTGATTTTTGAAAGAGAATAAAACATATAACCAAGCCCCATAACAGCCAATCCAATAATGGTTATTAATAAAATATTGATAATAGCTTGCGTTTCTCTTTCTTTATCTCTTTGGCGTTGTTCAATCTCTCTTTTTTGTTGTTCTAATTGTCTGAGAGCTTTTTCTTTTTGAGATGTTTCTTTTTCTGTTTTGAGTTGTTGTTCCTGTATTTTTTGCTCCGCTTCTTGTTCTTTTATTTTCAGTTCATTTACCTCTGCATCTCTTTGGAGTATTTCGTTTTCTTGAGCTTGTTTAGAACTTAAAAGCCTCATTCCAATAGCTTCTAACTCTTTCAAACGATTATCTTTTTTTAACAAAGTGTTTTCTTGTATTTTTTGATTATACTCAAAACGATTTTGAAGTTTAGCAATTTCTTCTGCATTTTGTTGGCTATAAAGTTCGTTTTTCAGTTTGGTGTACAAGTTTGCATAATAAGAAACAGAATCTGCAGGTTTATTCATGTAAGCTCCTAAAAGCATATAATCGTAATAAGTTTCTGCTAAAATAGCTTTTGAGCCTGTCTTTTCAGCAAGACTTAAACTCTCAATTAAGAGCTTTTCTGCCTGTTTATAGTCTTTTTCTGCTGAGGCAATTCGACTTAAATTTTGCTTTACAAGAGCTTCATTGTACAAATCTTTGGCTTCTCTAATCAATACCAAAGCTTTTTCAAAATAGGTTTTGGCTAAAGTAATTTTTTTAGTATTGAAATAAATATTGCCTTTGTTGATATAATTTAACTGTAATAACCTTTTGTTATTAGCTTTCTCGCTAAGAGCCTCAGATTTATCAATTACTTCCAAAGCCTTTTGGTATTCTTCTTTTCTGAAATGAATAATGCCTATATTATTTAAATTTGTAGCAATCTGGCGTTCATCATTGATTTTGGTGTTGATGTCTAAAGCTTGTTGGTAATATTTGAGTGCTTCATCAAGATTGTTTTGTTGGCGATAGATTTCTCCTAAATTATTGAGACAAGCAGATTGATAGCGTATATGTTTGATTTTGGTAGAATATTCTAAAGCTTTTAGATAACAATTGATGGCTTCTGTAAAATCTGCGGTGTTTCTATAAACATTTCCAAGGTTGATATAACTTTTGGCAAGTTGAGTTTCGTCATTTCGAGTATTACTTATTTCAATAGCTTTTTTATGATTTTCAATAGAAGAATTATACTCTCCCATAAAGCGATAAGCACTTGCCAGATTGCTATAACTACGAACAATACCATTTTTGAAATTCAGTTTCTGGGCATTTTGAAGAGCTTGTTTATAATACTCCAAAGCTTTTGAATGATTTTGCTCATCATAATAGTAATCTCCAGCCTGATTAAGTAGGTTTACATAATTCGAGTCAGGCTTAGGTTTATTATTAAGTTTACTTTCAATATCCTGAATATTAGTTTTTTGAGCATGCAAATTCCAAGAAATGCAAAAAATAAAGATAAATAGACGTGGTAGCATAGTATTGAGAGTTGAACTCTTAAATTAAAAAATATTTCTATTTTTTTTTATTTTAAAGATATTTTTAAAATAA
It includes:
- a CDS encoding fructose 1,6-bisphosphatase (catalyzes the formation of D-fructose 6-phosphate from fructose-1,6-bisphosphate); its protein translation is MNTLVPSVGRTLDRFIKQDQAQFPNATGDLSQLLRDIAWASKIIHREINRAGLIDITGSYGTQNIQGEEQQKLDVIANIRFIRALKNGGEVCAVLSEEEDEAIDTGNLNGKYVVAIDPLDGSSNIDVNVSIGTIFSIYRRISPVGTPPTKEDFLQKGSEQVGAGYVLYGSSTMLVYTTGHGVNAFTYEGSLGEYILSKSEFQTPEDGKIYSVNEGNYNDFSDSVKKYIDFCKEKKYSARYIGSLVADFHRNLLKGGIYMYPATHKDKNGKLRLMHECNALAFIIEQAGGMATDGKNRILDLEPTDIHQRCPLYIGTKSMVEKAQSFS
- a CDS encoding succinate-semialdehyde dehydrogenase (in Escherichia coli this enzyme appears to be an NAD+/NADP+-dependent succinate semialdehyde dehydrogenase), whose product is MTFESRNPFTEELITSFESLKTSQIEQKLTLAKQAYASWKNIPFDKKSTLFFRVSEILEKNKEQYAQLITVEMGKVIREARAEIEKCAMLCRYYAENAEKHLVDEIVATEGTKSYIRFEPLGAVFAVMPWNFPFWQAFRFAIPSLMAGNVAFLKHAPNVPQCALAIENIFLQAGFEEGVFQNLFLEITDVESIIASDIVQAVTLTGSERAGSQVASLAGKYLKKTVLELGGSDAFVVLADADLDITIPNARLSRMINMGQSCIAAKRFIVEEDIYESFLQKFIDSFKKLQFGNPLEESSDYACLARPDLAKNIENQVQRSIEQGANMILGNSKANKAFFEPTILTNITPHMLVFNEELFGPVASVIVVQDENEAIQLANRSVYGLGASVWTKDLEKGEKVAQQLEAGSCFVNAIVKSTPLLPFGGIKRSGYGRELSIAGIREFVNMKAIFVK
- a CDS encoding methyltransferase gives rise to the protein MEQTKRTAFQGVTNIVKFNWHFFVIASLVMMVSFIGSTFSSDYQFYFLLLGVLTTLGTFIPLLVSWYVYDLSGLYNFYWLDINIPENSQIVNIHAGFDETSTLLNHKFPKNSLQVFDFYNPILHTEVSIKRARRAYPPYPNTQNISTSQVPLENNSTSHIFIIFSAHEIRNHQERIIFFNELNRILAPSGKIIVVEHLRDFWNFLAYNIGFFHFLGLYTWLDTFRKSNFIISKQHSITPFVKLFILEKHGHSS
- a CDS encoding peptide methionine sulfoxide reductase — translated: MTTNSANLETITLGAGCFWCVEAVFQRIEGVTKVESGYSGGFKDNPTYKEVCSETTGHAEVCQLTYDKTKVSVETILEVFFGTHDPTTRNRQGNDVGTQYRSAIFYHTPEQKATAEKVIKTLNEEKVFSNPIITEVTEFKKFYVAEDYHQNYYNENGSQSYCYFVIRPKIEKLQKVFKDKLKK